ATTTTTATACTCCAGTACGAAGCTTTCTATGCGCTGGCCTACCGCAATATTTTCCTGTAGCTGTAGCATATCAAACGTTTGGGGGGCGGGTAGCGCAAAGCTGAGCGTAGCCGTGGTGTCGCGGCCGGTGGTGGTCCAGTAGGTATCATACCTGGCGTCGAGCAGGGCCTTCGCTTGGCTGGCGGTCAGCCCAGCCACCCGAGCGTTTGCCAAAAAATTGGTGGCATAGGTAGCGTCCAGCAGCCTGCTAAAAGCTTTTAGGTGCGCAATATCAGGCTGCGCCAGCAATCCCCGCTTATCGGGCGGAATATTTAGCAGCAATACGCCGTTGCGCCCCACCGAGCTGTTGTAGATATCGAGCAGCTGCGCCGGCGTTTTTACCTGCGCATCTTCGGCCGGGTGATAAAACCAGCCCGGCCGGATGGAGACGTCAATCTCGGCCGGATACCAAGTGAGCGCCGCCGCATTCCTGATTTTAGCCCGGCTGCCCAGGTCGTCTTCCATCCGGTTATGGGGGGCAAACGTGGGTTCTTGCTGCGAGCTAGCGGCGATGCCAGCCTGCTGCTGCGCCTCGGTGGGCACCACGCTCCACTCGGTTGCGCGGCCGTAGCCCGACTCGGTACCCACCCAGCGCACGTCGGGGCCCATCACGGCGATAGTGGCCGTGGGCTGGAGCCGGCGAATGAGCGCGTACCAGCGGTTGAAGTCATAAACCTGCTTTTTGCCAGTGGGTCCTTCGCCGTTGGCGCCGTCAAACCACACTTCATCGACCCGCCCGTAATTAGAAAGCAGCTCGGTTAATTGGTTGACAAAGTAATTATTATACTTGGCCGAGTCGCCAAAATACGGCGAGTTCCGGTCCCACGGCGAGAGATACACGCCAAAGCCCAGGCCATACGCGCGGCAGGCTTCGGCTACCTCTTTTACCACGTCGCCTTTTCCCCCTTTCCAGGGGCTGCTTTGCACCGAGTGCTTGGTAAACTTCGACGGCCACAGGCAGAAGCCGTCGTGGTGCTTGGCCGTGATAATG
The genomic region above belongs to Hymenobacter sp. BRD128 and contains:
- a CDS encoding alpha-L-fucosidase, translated to MEKHAANWLGRVKRLGLAGRLAAGMSVLPLAGFAQLYTAKNYVALAPGSSPAAVVQAAAGVVPSPRQLRWQQLELTGFIHFGMNTFTNKEWGDGTESPALFNPTALDARQWVRACQEGGIRQVIITAKHHDGFCLWPSKFTKHSVQSSPWKGGKGDVVKEVAEACRAYGLGFGVYLSPWDRNSPYFGDSAKYNNYFVNQLTELLSNYGRVDEVWFDGANGEGPTGKKQVYDFNRWYALIRRLQPTATIAVMGPDVRWVGTESGYGRATEWSVVPTEAQQQAGIAASSQQEPTFAPHNRMEDDLGSRAKIRNAAALTWYPAEIDVSIRPGWFYHPAEDAQVKTPAQLLDIYNSSVGRNGVLLLNIPPDKRGLLAQPDIAHLKAFSRLLDATYATNFLANARVAGLTASQAKALLDARYDTYWTTTGRDTTATLSFALPAPQTFDMLQLQENIAVGQRIESFVLEYKNGATWQLVAAGTTVGYKRILTFGPVRAQYVRLRITSSRLNPTLAAIGLYKQAAGSK